One window of Cytophagia bacterium CHB2 genomic DNA carries:
- a CDS encoding YbjN domain-containing protein gives MSANLDLIKSYVFDLDLKIVKEDRANEVIIVEDEEEGIKNLVIDCEPPMVILEQLIMPAPKKTGELYKRLLQMNNTLVHGAFALDEEGKNVFFRDTLELENLDRNELEASIRALSLALAEYGNELLELAK, from the coding sequence ATGTCTGCAAACTTGGATTTGATCAAGAGTTATGTATTCGACCTTGATTTGAAGATCGTCAAGGAAGATCGCGCCAACGAAGTGATCATTGTCGAAGATGAGGAGGAAGGGATTAAAAATTTGGTGATTGATTGCGAGCCGCCCATGGTGATTCTGGAGCAATTGATTATGCCGGCGCCCAAAAAAACCGGCGAGTTATACAAACGATTATTGCAAATGAACAACACCCTGGTGCACGGCGCGTTTGCGCTTGATGAGGAAGGCAAAAACGTCTTTTTTCGGGACACGCTGGAATTGGAAAATCTCGATCGCAACGAATTGGAAGCCTCGATTCGCGCGCTGTCTCTCGCGCTGGCCGAATACGGCAACGAGTTGCTGGAGCTGGCCAAGTAA
- a CDS encoding J domain-containing protein, with product MTLLSRLARLFRANLYGSYSDRPASAEREFWQEAAAGAQAAQANPPGYDPVLARYYANLELPYGADLVKVRQAWKNLLRKYHPDLHSHDPEKRRVATELTQGLNRAYEELEKRLTPH from the coding sequence GTGACGTTATTATCTCGACTGGCTAGACTCTTTCGCGCCAATCTGTACGGCAGCTACTCAGATCGGCCGGCGAGCGCCGAACGTGAGTTCTGGCAGGAAGCGGCAGCCGGGGCACAAGCTGCGCAGGCGAATCCGCCCGGCTACGATCCCGTGCTGGCACGGTATTACGCCAATTTGGAATTGCCCTATGGCGCCGATCTCGTGAAGGTGCGCCAGGCGTGGAAAAATTTGTTGCGCAAATATCACCCCGACTTGCATTCGCATGATCCCGAAAAGCGCCGCGTCGCAACGGAATTGACGCAAGGTTTGAATCGTGCTTATGAGGAGTTGGAGAAAAGATTGACCCCACACTAA